A stretch of the Tardiphaga sp. 709 genome encodes the following:
- a CDS encoding isocitrate lyase has product MNFQPRGISNQTILGTGSYRSEVEAASALLKTKDTWNGVTAEAVARMRLQNRFKTGLDVARYTASLMRADMAAYDADTTKYTQSLGCWHGFIAQQKLISVKKHFGTTDRTYLYLSGWMIAALRSEFGPLPDQSMHEKTSVPALIEELYTFLRQADSRELNDIFRSLDAARKAGDKAKEEELINKIDNFQTHVVPVIADIDAGFGNAEATYLLAKKMIEAGACALQIENQVSDEKQCGHQDGKVTVPHEVFLAKIRACRHAFLEMGVEDGIIVTRTDSLGAGLTQQIAVSHKPGDIGDQYNSFLDCEEIDASKIGNGDVVITRNGKLMRPKRLASNLYQFREGTGQDRCVLDCITSLQNGADLLWIETEKPNIEQIAKMVDRVREVIPNAKLAYNNSPSFNWTLNFRWQVYDAMKEAGKDVSKYNRAELMKVEYDSTPLAVEADELIRTFQADSAKRAGIFHHLITLPTYHTAALSTDNLAKEYFGEQGMLGYVKNVQRAEIRQGIACAKHQNMAGSDIGDEHKEYFAGEAALKAGGAHNTMNQFG; this is encoded by the coding sequence ATGAACTTCCAGCCGCGCGGGATCAGCAACCAGACTATCCTCGGCACCGGCTCCTATCGGAGCGAAGTCGAGGCGGCGTCGGCGCTGCTCAAGACCAAGGACACCTGGAACGGCGTGACCGCCGAAGCGGTCGCACGCATGCGCCTGCAGAACCGCTTCAAGACCGGTCTCGACGTTGCACGCTACACGGCATCGCTGATGCGTGCCGACATGGCCGCCTATGATGCGGACACCACCAAGTACACCCAGTCGCTCGGCTGCTGGCATGGCTTTATCGCGCAGCAGAAGCTGATCTCGGTGAAGAAGCATTTCGGCACCACCGACCGTACCTACCTGTACCTCTCGGGTTGGATGATCGCGGCGCTGCGCTCGGAATTCGGCCCGCTGCCGGATCAGTCAATGCACGAGAAGACTTCGGTCCCGGCTCTGATCGAGGAGCTCTACACTTTCCTGCGTCAGGCTGACTCGCGCGAACTCAACGACATATTCCGCAGCCTCGACGCGGCCCGCAAGGCTGGCGACAAGGCAAAGGAAGAAGAACTGATCAACAAGATCGACAACTTCCAGACCCACGTCGTTCCCGTCATCGCCGATATCGATGCCGGCTTCGGCAATGCGGAAGCGACCTATCTGCTCGCCAAGAAGATGATCGAGGCCGGCGCCTGCGCACTGCAGATCGAGAACCAGGTCTCGGACGAGAAGCAGTGCGGTCATCAGGATGGCAAGGTTACCGTGCCGCACGAGGTCTTCCTCGCGAAGATCCGCGCCTGTCGCCACGCCTTCCTCGAAATGGGCGTCGAAGACGGCATCATCGTCACCCGCACCGACTCGCTCGGCGCTGGCCTGACGCAGCAGATCGCTGTCAGCCACAAGCCGGGTGACATTGGCGACCAGTACAACAGCTTCCTTGATTGCGAGGAAATCGACGCCTCGAAGATCGGCAACGGCGACGTCGTCATTACGCGCAATGGCAAGCTCATGCGCCCGAAGCGTCTGGCCAGCAACCTGTACCAGTTCCGCGAAGGCACGGGTCAGGACCGCTGCGTGCTCGACTGCATCACCTCGCTACAGAACGGCGCCGACCTGTTGTGGATCGAAACCGAGAAGCCGAATATCGAGCAGATCGCCAAGATGGTCGATCGCGTTCGTGAGGTGATCCCGAATGCCAAGCTGGCCTACAACAACTCACCGTCGTTCAACTGGACGCTCAACTTCCGTTGGCAGGTCTATGACGCGATGAAGGAAGCCGGCAAGGATGTCAGCAAGTACAACCGCGCCGAACTGATGAAGGTGGAGTACGACAGCACGCCGCTGGCGGTCGAAGCCGACGAGCTTATCCGGACATTCCAGGCTGATTCAGCCAAGCGTGCCGGCATCTTCCATCACCTGATCACGCTGCCGACCTACCACACGGCTGCGCTGTCGACCGACAACCTCGCCAAGGAGTATTTTGGCGAACAGGGCATGCTGGGCTACGTCAAGAACGTCCAGCGCGCGGAAATCCGTCAAGGCATCGCCTGCGCGAAGCATCAGAACATGGCTGGTTCGGACATCGGCGACGAGCATAAGGAATACTTCGCCGGTGAGGCAGCCCTGAAGGCGGGCGGCGCGCACAACACGATGAACCAGTTCGGCTAA
- a CDS encoding YciI family protein has protein sequence MLFAIHAVDHAGSLDKRLSHYEAHKAFLSDTSAYDVTIVMSGPLTADDGQTMIGSLFLVEAADRAAVEKFHHADPFFAAGIWQTVTITGFLRRQG, from the coding sequence ATGCTGTTTGCCATCCATGCCGTCGATCATGCCGGGTCGCTCGACAAGCGCTTGTCTCACTATGAGGCTCACAAGGCCTTTTTGTCCGACACCTCGGCCTATGACGTGACGATCGTCATGTCCGGTCCGCTGACAGCTGATGACGGCCAGACCATGATTGGCAGTCTGTTCCTCGTTGAGGCCGCTGACCGCGCGGCGGTCGAGAAATTTCATCATGCCGATCCGTTCTTTGCCGCCGGCATCTGGCAGACGGTCACGATCACCGGCTTCCTGCGCCGACAGGGATAA
- a CDS encoding sugar ABC transporter substrate-binding protein — protein sequence MKKAYGALAALLLTTSLSSHAFADGETIAVFTKNQTNPYFQTVRVGSDAAAKAMKAKTLHYIPTKPDSIPEQLSQIEDVVVKKPSAIVFIPVDYKAMVPGVEKINDAKIPVVNVTDRSAGGKFVAFVGADDYSLGLETGRYLLKTLGGKGNFVIIEGVKGSLTSIDRVRGFNDALKENPGAKLLASQPGNYQRLQALQVMENLMQSNTQIDGVLAANDAMAIGAIEALDGANRKAQVIGVNGTKEAIDAIKSGKLLASGDYNGFMQGCLGMMIAIRSLRNEPVITEIVLKPTVIGKENYQPYDVPLESRTCPSWDEAAKLGTK from the coding sequence ATGAAGAAAGCCTATGGCGCGCTTGCTGCACTGCTCCTGACGACATCACTCTCATCCCACGCGTTCGCCGACGGCGAGACGATCGCGGTGTTTACGAAAAACCAGACCAATCCGTACTTCCAGACAGTGCGGGTCGGGTCCGACGCAGCCGCCAAGGCGATGAAGGCAAAGACGCTGCATTATATCCCGACAAAGCCGGACAGCATTCCGGAGCAGCTCAGCCAGATTGAGGACGTTGTAGTGAAGAAGCCGTCGGCGATTGTCTTCATCCCGGTCGACTACAAGGCGATGGTCCCAGGCGTCGAGAAGATCAATGACGCGAAGATTCCGGTGGTCAATGTGACGGACCGCTCGGCCGGCGGCAAGTTCGTCGCCTTTGTCGGTGCCGACGATTACAGTCTGGGTCTTGAGACCGGGCGCTATCTGCTGAAGACGCTCGGCGGCAAGGGCAATTTCGTGATTATTGAGGGCGTCAAAGGATCCTTGACGAGCATCGACCGCGTCCGCGGCTTCAACGATGCCTTGAAGGAAAACCCGGGGGCCAAGCTGCTTGCGTCGCAGCCGGGCAACTATCAGCGGCTGCAGGCGCTTCAGGTCATGGAAAATCTCATGCAGTCGAATACTCAGATCGACGGTGTGTTAGCTGCCAATGATGCGATGGCGATCGGTGCGATCGAGGCGCTCGATGGTGCCAATCGCAAAGCCCAGGTCATTGGCGTCAATGGCACCAAGGAGGCGATCGACGCGATCAAGTCCGGGAAGTTGCTGGCGAGCGGCGACTACAATGGCTTCATGCAGGGATGCCTCGGCATGATGATCGCCATTCGTTCGCTGCGCAACGAGCCAGTGATCACCGAGATCGTTCTCAAGCCCACGGTCATCGGCAAGGAGAACTATCAGCCCTACGACGTGCCGCTGGAATCGCGAACCTGTCCGAGCTGGGACGAGGCTGCAAAGCTCGGCACCAAGTAA
- a CDS encoding ABC transporter permease yields the protein MTDISKPITGGRMLLSDEMIQVFYRLLAAFLICAALTILTNSFFSLGNILNVLRQASLLFFIASGLTLVVLTGGLDLSIGANVAISACIAGTVIHQTGSPTLGVLTGIGVGGAVGMLNGVMVTALRIPSFIATYGMLWVLHGITYWYMGGETMHGFPAGFRQIGSGYFLGLPIPVYLLLVFLAIGTIFAQRTTWGQEIYAIGANPVAARLSGIPVARRLLLVYTVSGAMAGLASIIFLARLNSAEADIGESLTLPAIAAVLIGGTSLFGGLGTVFGTFVGALILTLVLNGMNLLSVNASWQPLVTGVIVILAVWLDMKTRRRAA from the coding sequence ATGACCGATATCTCAAAGCCGATCACAGGCGGGCGAATGTTGCTCTCCGACGAGATGATCCAGGTGTTCTATCGCCTGCTTGCCGCGTTTCTGATCTGTGCGGCGCTGACCATCCTGACCAACTCGTTCTTCAGTCTCGGCAACATTCTCAACGTCCTGCGTCAGGCGAGTCTGCTGTTCTTCATTGCGTCGGGCCTGACCCTGGTCGTGCTGACAGGTGGCCTCGACCTTTCGATTGGTGCCAATGTCGCTATTTCTGCCTGCATTGCCGGAACGGTGATCCACCAGACGGGTTCACCGACCTTGGGGGTGCTGACAGGTATCGGCGTCGGTGGCGCGGTGGGGATGCTGAACGGCGTGATGGTGACGGCGCTTCGGATCCCATCCTTCATTGCGACCTACGGGATGCTGTGGGTGCTGCACGGCATCACTTACTGGTACATGGGCGGAGAGACCATGCACGGCTTCCCGGCTGGCTTTCGCCAGATCGGCAGTGGCTATTTTCTCGGTCTTCCGATCCCGGTCTATCTGCTGCTGGTTTTCCTCGCCATCGGAACCATTTTCGCGCAGCGCACCACGTGGGGACAGGAAATCTATGCCATCGGTGCCAACCCGGTTGCCGCGCGGTTGTCAGGCATTCCCGTCGCTCGCCGCCTTCTGCTCGTCTACACAGTGTCGGGTGCAATGGCTGGGCTCGCCTCGATCATCTTTCTTGCGCGACTAAACTCTGCCGAGGCCGACATCGGCGAAAGTCTGACACTCCCGGCGATTGCCGCGGTTCTGATCGGGGGCACCTCGCTGTTCGGTGGTCTCGGAACGGTGTTCGGTACGTTCGTCGGCGCACTCATTTTGACCCTGGTCCTCAATGGCATGAACCTGTTGTCGGTTAACGCGAGTTGGCAGCCACTGGTAACCGGCGTCATCGTCATTCTGGCAGTATGGCTGGATATGAAAACACGGCGCCGTGCGGCGTAA
- a CDS encoding ABC transporter permease has translation MREQAMVLNTNPLQRIPGVAVMLVLLCVVFSLMTPGFLTVPNISNVLVQSTILLMLALPMTLIIMTEGLDLSMGAVLTLTSLIVAIVALATGSLLLGLLAALAVGIVFGTINGWLVAVVGIPPFVATLGTLGMAQGLSLIVSDGQSVVGMPAAVRGVYSGTLGGVPLPIVLGLGSYLAFHGLLYHTRFGTYIFALGGNREALKFAGISARRLLILVYALGGAMVGLAGLLMTARMNSGHPTAGLGLEFDAIAAVAVGGTSFERGNGWLLGTLLGVVTVGVLRNGLNLLALPSSIQVASVGLLVIAALFVDGLRSRS, from the coding sequence ATGCGTGAACAAGCGATGGTATTAAACACCAATCCGCTTCAGCGGATTCCCGGCGTTGCCGTCATGCTGGTGCTGCTATGTGTTGTCTTCAGCCTGATGACGCCCGGCTTCCTGACGGTGCCGAATATTTCCAACGTGCTCGTCCAATCGACGATCCTGCTGATGCTGGCGCTGCCGATGACGCTGATCATCATGACCGAAGGTCTCGACCTGTCGATGGGCGCAGTGTTGACGCTGACCTCGCTGATCGTCGCCATCGTCGCCTTGGCCACTGGCTCGTTGCTGCTTGGCCTGCTTGCGGCTCTGGCCGTCGGAATCGTGTTCGGGACGATCAACGGCTGGCTGGTGGCCGTTGTCGGCATTCCTCCCTTTGTTGCCACGCTGGGCACACTCGGGATGGCACAGGGGCTCTCGCTGATCGTCAGCGATGGCCAGAGCGTCGTCGGCATGCCGGCCGCTGTTCGTGGCGTCTATTCCGGAACGCTCGGCGGCGTTCCGCTTCCGATCGTACTGGGACTGGGAAGCTACCTTGCCTTCCACGGATTGCTCTACCACACGCGTTTCGGGACTTACATTTTCGCGCTCGGCGGCAACCGTGAAGCGCTGAAATTCGCCGGCATCTCGGCCCGACGCTTGCTGATCCTCGTCTACGCGCTCGGCGGCGCCATGGTCGGTCTGGCCGGTCTCCTGATGACCGCGCGGATGAACTCCGGGCATCCGACCGCTGGCCTCGGTCTTGAGTTCGATGCCATTGCAGCGGTTGCCGTCGGCGGCACGTCGTTCGAGCGCGGCAATGGCTGGCTGCTCGGCACCTTGCTCGGCGTGGTCACCGTCGGCGTGTTGCGCAACGGATTGAATCTGTTGGCGCTGCCGTCTTCGATTCAGGTGGCAAGCGTCGGCTTGCTGGTAATTGCAGCCTTGTTCGTCGATGGATTGCGGAGCCGATCATGA
- a CDS encoding sugar ABC transporter ATP-binding protein: MTQLAQSKAAVSIVQAAPPLFELCGISKEFPGVKALDDVSFSVWPGEVHMLLGENGAGKSSLMKVLCGAYRADSGSFHYNGETVEIASPADAQKLGIAVIFQEFSLVPYLDIAQNIFLGREPAGRIPGTIDRKKILADARRVLDSIGFDIDPAIRIEKLGVAQQQMVEIAKAISQNARILVMDEPTAALSDRETELLFALIARLKADGVAIIYISHRMAEVFSLGDRITVLRDGRRIDEVKPGAVSSDDLVRMMVGRSVDMSYPRTFAQAPGKVMLEVKGLYSASGIAGIDLVVRQGEIVGLCGLVGSGRTEVVRAIFGADRATAGQILFDGQEKSGGPDEAARLGLALIPESRKAEGLALIRSVGDNLIVSALRKIFPRGFFDQGKSRQVANDLIRQLRIVTPSDKQAVGLLSGGNQQKVVIGKWLAAGAKLFIFDEPTRGIDVGAKAEIFALIDRLVADGAAALMISSEQAEICHVCDRAYVMCDGRIAGELARHELSEENIVKLGMHHA, translated from the coding sequence ATGACGCAGCTCGCTCAGTCCAAGGCTGCCGTGTCGATCGTTCAAGCGGCGCCGCCGCTGTTCGAACTGTGCGGCATCTCCAAGGAATTCCCTGGAGTGAAGGCACTCGACGATGTGTCGTTCTCGGTCTGGCCAGGCGAGGTGCATATGCTGCTCGGCGAGAACGGAGCAGGCAAATCGAGCCTGATGAAAGTGCTGTGCGGGGCCTATCGCGCCGATAGCGGCTCGTTCCACTACAACGGCGAGACAGTCGAGATCGCGTCGCCAGCCGATGCGCAGAAGCTCGGCATCGCCGTCATCTTCCAGGAATTCTCGCTCGTCCCCTATCTCGACATTGCCCAAAACATTTTTCTCGGGCGTGAGCCTGCTGGCCGTATTCCCGGCACCATCGACCGCAAGAAAATTCTGGCTGATGCCAGACGCGTGCTGGATTCGATTGGATTCGACATAGACCCGGCGATCCGGATCGAGAAGCTGGGCGTTGCCCAGCAGCAGATGGTGGAGATTGCGAAGGCCATCAGCCAGAACGCGCGAATTCTCGTGATGGATGAGCCGACGGCGGCGTTGTCCGATCGCGAGACGGAATTGCTGTTCGCACTGATCGCGCGGCTCAAGGCGGATGGCGTCGCCATCATCTACATTTCGCACCGCATGGCGGAGGTGTTCTCGCTCGGTGACCGCATCACGGTGCTGCGCGATGGGCGTCGTATCGATGAAGTGAAACCCGGTGCCGTGTCATCGGATGATCTGGTCCGGATGATGGTCGGTCGCAGCGTCGATATGAGCTATCCACGGACCTTCGCCCAGGCCCCCGGCAAGGTCATGCTTGAGGTGAAGGGTCTCTACTCGGCCTCAGGCATTGCGGGCATCGACCTGGTGGTGCGGCAAGGCGAGATCGTCGGGCTGTGCGGGCTGGTCGGCTCGGGACGCACTGAAGTGGTGCGGGCCATTTTCGGGGCCGACAGGGCGACCGCGGGACAGATCCTGTTCGACGGCCAGGAAAAATCTGGCGGTCCGGACGAAGCTGCCAGACTGGGGCTCGCGCTGATTCCGGAAAGCCGCAAGGCCGAAGGTCTGGCTCTGATCCGCTCCGTCGGAGACAACCTGATCGTTTCCGCGCTACGCAAGATCTTTCCGCGTGGCTTCTTCGATCAGGGGAAATCCAGGCAGGTTGCCAATGATCTGATCCGGCAGTTGAGGATCGTGACTCCATCGGACAAGCAGGCCGTCGGTCTTCTGTCCGGCGGCAACCAGCAGAAGGTCGTTATCGGCAAATGGCTGGCCGCCGGCGCCAAGCTGTTCATCTTCGACGAACCGACACGCGGCATCGATGTCGGAGCCAAAGCCGAGATCTTCGCGCTCATCGACCGGCTGGTCGCGGATGGTGCCGCTGCGCTGATGATCTCGTCGGAGCAGGCAGAAATCTGCCACGTCTGCGATCGCGCCTACGTCATGTGCGACGGGCGGATCGCGGGTGAACTGGCTCGCCACGAACTGAGTGAGGAAAACATCGTGAAGTTGGGGATGCATCATGCGTGA